One genomic segment of Mastomys coucha isolate ucsf_1 unplaced genomic scaffold, UCSF_Mcou_1 pScaffold22, whole genome shotgun sequence includes these proteins:
- the Dmp1 gene encoding dentin matrix acidic phosphoprotein 1 isoform X1, which translates to MHFKVEDSHPNMKTVIFLVFFWGLSCALPVARYQNTESESSEETMGDLAQSPPPPTNSESSEESQVSPEGQANSDHMDSSESGEELASNRGQYRPAGGLSKNMVTGTDKDDDEDDSGDDTFGDEDNGLGPEEGQWGGPSRLDSDEDSADTTQSSEDSTSQENSAQDTPSDSKDHDSEDEADSRPEARDSTKDSESEEHQVGGGSEGESSHGDGSEFDDEGMQSDDPESTRSDRGHTRMSSTGIRSEEGDHEPTSSQDSDDNQSVEFSSRKSFRRSRISEEDNRGELTDSNSRETQSDSTEDTVSKEESRSDTAETQSQEDSPEGPDPSSESSEEADGPSQESSSESQEGVASESRGDNPDNTSQTGDQEDSESSEEDSLNTFSSSESQSTEEQADSESDESLSLSEESQESAQDGDSSSQEGLQSQSASTESRSQESQSEQDSRSEEDGDSESQDSSRSKEESNSTGSTSSSEEDMHPRNMEADSRKLIVDAYHNKPIGDQDDNDCQDGYQR; encoded by the exons ATGCATTTCAAG GTAGAGGACTCACATCCCAATATGAAGACTGTCATCTTCCTTGTGTTTTTCTGGGGGCTGTCCTGTGCTCTCCCA GTCGCCAGATACCAAAATACTGAATCTGAAAGCTCTGAAGAGACGATG GGTGATTTGGCTCAGTCACCACCGCCACCCACG aacAGTGAGTCATCAGAAGAAAGTCAAGTTAGCCCAGAGGGACAG GCAAATAGTGACCACATGGACAGCAGTGAGTCTGGAGAGGAGCTGGCCTCCAACAGAGGCCAGTATAGACCGGCTGGTGGTCTCTCTAAGAATATGGTGACTGGCACCGATAAGGACGATGATGAAGACGACAGTGGAGATGACACCTTTGGTGATGAGGACAATGGTTTAGGACCTGAAGAAGGACAATGGGGAGGACCCTCCAGACTGGACAGTGATGAGGACTCTGCAGATACCACACAGTCCAGTGAAGACAGCACCTCTCAAGAAAACAGTGCCCAAGATACCCCCAGTGACAGCAAGGACCATGACAGTGAGGATGAGGCAGACAGCCGGCCTGAGGCAAGGGACTCCACTAAGGACAGTGAGAGTGAGGAACATCAGGTGGGAGGTGGCAGCGAGGGGGAGAGTAGCCATGGGGATGGCTCTGAGTTCGATGATGAAGGGATGCAGAGCGACGACCCCGAGAGCACCAGGAGCGATCGAGGCCACACCAGAATGAGCAGCACTGGTATCAGGTCAGAAGAAGGGGACCACGAGCCCACGAGCAGTCAGGATTCAGATGACAACCAGTCTGTGGAATTTTCAAGCAGGAAGTCTTTCCGAAGGTCCCGCATCTCTGAGGAAGACAACAGGGGCGAGCTTACTGACAGCAACAGCAGGGAAACCCAGAGCGACTCCACAGAGGATACGGTCTCCAAGGAGGAAAGCAGGAGCGACACAGCCGAGACCCAGTCCCAGGAAGATAGCCCGGAGGGACCAGACCCCAGCAGTGAGTCCAGCGAAGAGGCTGATGGGCCATCCCAGGAAAGCAGCAGCGAGTCTCAGGAAGGGGTGGCCAGTGAGTCCAGGGGTGACAACCCAGATAACACAAGTCAGACAGGAGACCAAGAAGACAGTGAGTCCAGTGAGGAGGACAGCCTGAACACATTCTCTAGCTCAGAAAGTCAGTCCACTGAGGAACAAGCTGACAGCGAGTCCGACGAGAgcctcagcctctcagaggagagtcAGGAGTCGGCCCAGGATGGGGACAGCTCCAGCCAGGAAGGCCTCCAGTCTCAGAGCGCATCCACCGAGAGCAGGAGCCAAGAGAGCCAGTCTGAGCAGGACAGCCGTTCTGAGGAAGACGGTGACAGTGAATCTCAGGACAGTAGCCGATCCAAAGAAGAGAGCAACTCTACAGGGAGCACTTCCAGCAGCGAGGAGGACATGCACCCCAGAAACATGGAGGCTGATAGTAGGAAACTAATAGTTGATGCTTACCACAACAAGCCTATCGGGGACCAAGATGACAATGATTGTCAGGACGGCTACCAGCGTTAG
- the Dmp1 gene encoding dentin matrix acidic phosphoprotein 1 isoform X2 — protein MKTVIFLVFFWGLSCALPVARYQNTESESSEETMGDLAQSPPPPTNSESSEESQVSPEGQANSDHMDSSESGEELASNRGQYRPAGGLSKNMVTGTDKDDDEDDSGDDTFGDEDNGLGPEEGQWGGPSRLDSDEDSADTTQSSEDSTSQENSAQDTPSDSKDHDSEDEADSRPEARDSTKDSESEEHQVGGGSEGESSHGDGSEFDDEGMQSDDPESTRSDRGHTRMSSTGIRSEEGDHEPTSSQDSDDNQSVEFSSRKSFRRSRISEEDNRGELTDSNSRETQSDSTEDTVSKEESRSDTAETQSQEDSPEGPDPSSESSEEADGPSQESSSESQEGVASESRGDNPDNTSQTGDQEDSESSEEDSLNTFSSSESQSTEEQADSESDESLSLSEESQESAQDGDSSSQEGLQSQSASTESRSQESQSEQDSRSEEDGDSESQDSSRSKEESNSTGSTSSSEEDMHPRNMEADSRKLIVDAYHNKPIGDQDDNDCQDGYQR, from the exons ATGAAGACTGTCATCTTCCTTGTGTTTTTCTGGGGGCTGTCCTGTGCTCTCCCA GTCGCCAGATACCAAAATACTGAATCTGAAAGCTCTGAAGAGACGATG GGTGATTTGGCTCAGTCACCACCGCCACCCACG aacAGTGAGTCATCAGAAGAAAGTCAAGTTAGCCCAGAGGGACAG GCAAATAGTGACCACATGGACAGCAGTGAGTCTGGAGAGGAGCTGGCCTCCAACAGAGGCCAGTATAGACCGGCTGGTGGTCTCTCTAAGAATATGGTGACTGGCACCGATAAGGACGATGATGAAGACGACAGTGGAGATGACACCTTTGGTGATGAGGACAATGGTTTAGGACCTGAAGAAGGACAATGGGGAGGACCCTCCAGACTGGACAGTGATGAGGACTCTGCAGATACCACACAGTCCAGTGAAGACAGCACCTCTCAAGAAAACAGTGCCCAAGATACCCCCAGTGACAGCAAGGACCATGACAGTGAGGATGAGGCAGACAGCCGGCCTGAGGCAAGGGACTCCACTAAGGACAGTGAGAGTGAGGAACATCAGGTGGGAGGTGGCAGCGAGGGGGAGAGTAGCCATGGGGATGGCTCTGAGTTCGATGATGAAGGGATGCAGAGCGACGACCCCGAGAGCACCAGGAGCGATCGAGGCCACACCAGAATGAGCAGCACTGGTATCAGGTCAGAAGAAGGGGACCACGAGCCCACGAGCAGTCAGGATTCAGATGACAACCAGTCTGTGGAATTTTCAAGCAGGAAGTCTTTCCGAAGGTCCCGCATCTCTGAGGAAGACAACAGGGGCGAGCTTACTGACAGCAACAGCAGGGAAACCCAGAGCGACTCCACAGAGGATACGGTCTCCAAGGAGGAAAGCAGGAGCGACACAGCCGAGACCCAGTCCCAGGAAGATAGCCCGGAGGGACCAGACCCCAGCAGTGAGTCCAGCGAAGAGGCTGATGGGCCATCCCAGGAAAGCAGCAGCGAGTCTCAGGAAGGGGTGGCCAGTGAGTCCAGGGGTGACAACCCAGATAACACAAGTCAGACAGGAGACCAAGAAGACAGTGAGTCCAGTGAGGAGGACAGCCTGAACACATTCTCTAGCTCAGAAAGTCAGTCCACTGAGGAACAAGCTGACAGCGAGTCCGACGAGAgcctcagcctctcagaggagagtcAGGAGTCGGCCCAGGATGGGGACAGCTCCAGCCAGGAAGGCCTCCAGTCTCAGAGCGCATCCACCGAGAGCAGGAGCCAAGAGAGCCAGTCTGAGCAGGACAGCCGTTCTGAGGAAGACGGTGACAGTGAATCTCAGGACAGTAGCCGATCCAAAGAAGAGAGCAACTCTACAGGGAGCACTTCCAGCAGCGAGGAGGACATGCACCCCAGAAACATGGAGGCTGATAGTAGGAAACTAATAGTTGATGCTTACCACAACAAGCCTATCGGGGACCAAGATGACAATGATTGTCAGGACGGCTACCAGCGTTAG